The DNA region TTTTTAGTTTTGTTTTTGATATATTTTTGTTTATTTTTGATGTAATTTGAAATACAAAGTTACCTATGACAAATACGTCGATTGCTTATTTTTTAATTTTTTTTATGGTTATTAAGTTATCAATTTACGCAATTCACGGCACATCAACACAGTATAATAATTTAGGTTCAACAGTTAATAATGGTGTTTCGCAAATATATTCGTCAACTGTACGAAAAGGTATTAATGTTGGTAAAAATGTTTATCAGAATAGTAATAAGCAACAAGTTAAACGAGAAATTAAACGTCAAAATATTAGACAACAAGCAAAAATTAAAAGAGGTGTTAAATAATGATTAAATTAGTTTTATTGGTGGCGGCAATCGCTATATTTGGAACTGGTTTTATTACTGTTATTATTAATCAATTTACATCAGCAAAAAATATTATTATGGATTTATATAATTCTGATACGTGGTTAATTTGATTATTTGGTAGAATGGCAGTTTTGTTTAGTCATCCGTTAATGTTAATAATATCGAGTTTATATATTGTTGGGTTTATTGTTTCAAAAACATTGTATAGTTAGGAGTTAAGTTTATGAAAAAATCGTTATCTTTATTTGCCATATTTATTTTAAGTTTTTTAGGTTTGGTTATTCCATTTATTACTTTAACGGCGTTTAGACCGTTAAATGAGAAGTATTATACGCTTAAACAAGAGAATAGTACTGGTAAAGGTATTAATGAAACTGATTTTATTAATACAATGTTTTTACGCAGCAGTTTTTTTGAAAATTGGTCTGAAACAAATTATTTTATTAATCCAACTTTAAAAACATCAAAAAAATTATTGTTTAATGATAAATGGTATTTGGATTTTTTACAAGATAGTTATTCAACAGGAGTTGTTTATGATAAACCAAGTTCATCTTTTTTTAGTTTTTATCACATGTGAGATAGTTGAAAAAATACATATATGGTTGAAAAATTTTATGATGTTAAAAAGGGAAATTTTTTAAATGATTTAACTGATTTTATTTATGCTTTTGCCGTAAAATATAATATGTATGATGTGTCTAAAAAAATTGTGGATAATGTTGAGCGTTATAAAGAAAATCATTATCCAAGAGTTAAGTTAAAACAAGATAATTGAAAATTAATTACTAATAAATATATTCCACGAGATACTGGGTGATACATTATGATTCATCGAGCGTCTACAGATGGTACATGATTGTTAGAAAAAATTAATAGTTCAAAATTTTTTGGAAATGTTATTGTTGATTTTGGATTTCCAATTGGTATCATTTATAAATGAGAATTAAATAATCAACCTATACACTCTCAATTACCAACCATCAACGAAAACACTGGTGAAATTACTGACTGAAATACTTATCAACAAAATTTCGTAAAAGAATTTATTAATTATTCTTTAACTGCTGTTTTGCAAGAAAATATTAGAGTTCAACAAGGTGGTAGTGCGGATTATGAAAATCCGAATAAGGTTGGAACAAAGCGGATAATTTTTTATTTTGAGACGGTTGATGAATTAAATGTTAAAAATATTAAAAAAGCAATTTATCGGATGATTTTGACTGTTGATGAAGCAAATTTAATTATTTCGGGTAGTTTGGAGTTAAATAATGTTAATAGTGATGATTTAAGTTTTAATTTTAGTTTTATGCGAACGGTAACGGGTGAAGTTTTTAATTTTAATAGTTCAATTTATTCATCATTAAATAATAAAGATTTAAGATATTATCAACAGTTTAACGGTCAATTTGATTTATCTAAGTTTTTACAGTCGTTTTTTGCAAGTGCTTTGGTGCCAGTGTTCCAAAATCGTAGTTCGTTTATTGAAAATGGATATATTAATAATTTACAGTATGATACTGTTTTAGTTAACTTTTTTGCGTTGAAATTGCAAAATTTTAATAATATTTTGTTGAGTGAAAATATTAACGATAAATTACAATTTGATAAATTATTAAATAGTATGTTTAAGATTTCACAGAAATTTTATACTAATTATTTACGAACGATTTTTGATTTAGAAAATAATACTTATGTACAAGGATATAATAAAAAATATGGTTTATTAGTAAATAATGGTTTTAAAATTTATCCACGATATTTTTATTTTTCAGATAAATATAAGCAATTAGATATTAAATTATATTCAGCATTTAAAAATCGGTTTTATACCATTAATAATTATGGTAGTGTTTTTAATTATGATTTTTCGGTTGTTAATAATTATGATATTAAGTTAAATTCTGGTTATGTTTTTGGTGGTGATTTACAATCAAAATATGGTTTGCAATATAAGAAAATTGAAGAACAAAAAATTGGTTATAATGTTTTTGAATTGCAAGCACAAAAAGAAAATGATATGTACCGTTATTATGATTTTAATTTTGGGATTTATAATTGACAAGAGATAAATAGTGGTGGTTTATTCCCTGATAAACAATGATGACAAGTTCAATATATAACTCCTAAAGGTTGATGAGATTTTGGTGCTCATATTAAAAATGCGGTGATTTGGATTGTTAATACTATTCCGGGAGTTAAACAAGTTAACGAGTTAGCGAGTGGTGTTGGCAAGGTTTTTGAGACAGTATATAGTTTTTTTAGTCAAATATTTGAGGTATGAAAATTTAATCCTGCATTGTATAGTACAATAACAAATATTTTTTTATTAATTATCTTTATGAAATTTGTACGATTAATATAAAAAAGGAACTGTTATTCAGTTCCTTTTTGTTCTTTTCAATCAGTAATTTCACCAGTTTTTTCGTTGATGGTTGGTAATTGAGAGTGTATAGGTTGATTATTTAATTCTCATTTATAAATGATACCAGTTGGAAATCCAAAATCAACAGTAACATTTCCAAAAAATTTTGAACTATTAATTTTTTCTAACAATCATGTACCATCTGTAGACGCTCGATGAATCATAATGTATCACCCAGTATCTCGTGGAATATATTTATTAGTAATTAATTTTCAATTACTATTTTCTGGTGGTTGTTGTGCTTCTGGTGTTGGTATTATCGGTTTATTTTCTTCTTTATTATTATTTGGTTTTTCAGATTTTTCACACCTGATTAGTGTTGTTGTACTTGTTGCTGTTAATCCGATTGTTCCTAAAATACTTATTCATTTTTTCATATATATTGCTCCTTTTTATTGTTTTATATATAATCGATTTTATTATATATCAATTATATATTAATTATTTTGTATTAAATATTAATTTTATATATTTTTGATGGTAGGTGTAAATTAATGAAATATATTATTAATAATTTTAATTTGTTTGATTTACAAGCAAAATTTAAAAATTTTTTAAGTAAAAATTATAAAAATAAATATTATAAAAAAATAAAACAAAAAATATTTTCATATATTAATTTGTGTAATGATTATTATATTAATTATATTAATAATGATAAATTTTTGTTGAAAGATTTAATTAAAAAATATTTTAAAAATAAGTTTTCAACTTTTTATTATTGAGCGAATAGAATTTTAATTGCATATAAAAATAATGATTTTAATAAATTGTTATTAAAGTCAACAATTCCTAATAATATTAATTATCAATATAGTAAAGATGTTCGTCAAAATATTTGTAATTTATATTTTGAATATTGTAATAAGTGTGCTGGTGGTGTTTTATCTTTGTTTTATAATTTAAAAAAAGGGATTCATGGAGAAGAATTAAAAAATAAAGCACCAAAAAATTTAAAAACATTTTTTCGTTGACTTAAAAAAGATGAAAGATGATTAAAAATAAAAAATAAAATTAAAGAAATTAAAAAACAACATCCAAGATATGAAGTTAAAGAAATAGGTTTATTACAGATGGACGCTAAATATTTTGTACCAAGTAAATTTTCAGTTGATAAAAAGTATTATGTTTATGATTTTATTGATGAAAAAAAAGATTAGCATTAGGATATGTTTATGATAAATTAAGTATTGATAATGCTATTGATTCTGTTAAAAAAGCAATTAGTGATTTTAAAATATATTTGGTGTTAAAATAACACGGATTAGAACTGATAACAGTTCTGAATTTATTAATAATTATCGGAATAATCAAAAAAATAATGTTAAAGAAACTAATTTTACTCAATTTTTAACAGATAAAAATATTTTTCATCAGACAACACCCGTTCGTTCTCCACAGTCAAACGGCAAGATTGAAAGATTTCATCAAAATTATACTAAATTATTTGTATTTGAAGAAAAAATATTAAATGTCGTTAGTTTACAGAATAAATTAAATGATTATTATTATTTTTATAATTTTGAAAGATCTCATAAGTCTTTAAATTTTCAGACACCATTTAACTTTTTGAATAGTTTAATTAAATAATTTTAAATTATTAAGTTTTTGTATTTAAACTAATTTTTAGTTTGTTTAATTTTATATTTTTTATTTATTTATTTTATGATATTTTTATATTATAAATAAATATTTTTATTATTTTTGTTATTTTCTTGTAATCTTTAAAATGTATGTGGTATACTACAAACTTATATAAACCTTGATAAACTTTATCTAAAAACTGATTTCAAGTAATTAACAAAACCCCCTAAATATCAATCTAAATATTCAAAAAATAATAGCAATAATAAAAGTTAAAAACAAAGTAAAACAAATATAAACCAACGCGGGCAGCATATCTACAGCAAATATAATCTGTATAAATTCAATATAAATATCAAAAACACTTTTTTATAACATTTTTATTTTTCCTTTCTATTTTAACAAAATAAAAAACAGCAAATTTAGTTACTGTTTTTATTATTTATATTTTTTAAAATAATTTATAATGATAAACTTTTTTTATTAAATATTCAATTTCCTAAAAAAAATAAACTAGTTCCTAAAATAAACATAGTTGGTAATTGTCAAGAAAAATCCAAACTTTTAGGTTTTACTGGTTCAGCAATAATAAGACCTTTATAAGCTGATGGTAACTCAGTAAAATTTAATGCTGATTTAAATAATGAAATAATTGTTAAAAATTTTAAATTATGGAAATTTAAATTATTTAAATAATAAGCTAAAACATATAATATTAAAAATAATATTGAAATAAATGATAATATTGTTAAACATAGTACAGAGTTATCAAAACAACAATTAATAACTCAAACAATAGAAGTTCATAATATTCATAATAATAAAAATGAAAAACTTGTAAGAACTAAGTTTATTTGATTTTGTTGATTAAAATCTTTTTGGTAAACCAAAGAGAAAAAAATTAACTGTAAAATTAAAGATCCAATATTTAAAATTATAATTGATAAAATTAATGTAAAAATTTTTGAGTTTAAAATTGTTTTTCTTGACATAGGTAATACTAATCAACAAGCGAAATAGCCTTTATTAATTTCTTTCTTTAATAATATATAAGCTGCAATTATTGAATATGGAAAAATTAAAATAACCCCACAATAAATACCATAAGTAAAATATTTAAGACAAATTGCACCTGTAAAAATATCTTTAGTAGTTGGATTAAAACATTTTAGAGTTGCAGGAAAAAATTGTTAATAATAAAAGAAAAATAGATCATGTAATTAAAACTATTTTTATATTTTTAAACTGTAATTTTACAAATTTTAAATTAATCATTGAAATTTACCTCTTTTTCATAAAATTTAATAAAATGTTGTTCTAAATTAAATGGTAATTCTTTAAAATATTCTAGTTGATAATCTGTTATTTCTTTTAAAAAATTATTTATATTATTTTGACTGATTTCAACTTTTATTATTTTTGTTACTTTATTAGTATCAATTATTTTTCATTTTTTCTTCATAAAATTATCATAATCATTAATAGTTATAAATTTTAATTCATAAATTTTATCAGCATTATTTTTAAGTTCTATAATATTAACTTCTGATACAATTTTACCTTTTTTAATAATTGCTACTTTATCACAAGTATTATCAATTTCGCTAAAAATATGGGAACTCATAAAAATGGTTGCATCTTGTTTTTGTGAATTTTTAACTAATGTATCAAATTTTTGTTGCATTAAAGGGTCTAATCCTGAAGTTGGTTCATCTAAAATTAATACTTTTGGCTTATGCATAAAAGCACTAATTATAGCTACTTTTTGTTTCATTCCTTTTGACATTTTTTTAATTTTCTGTTTAGGATTAAAATCAAAATATTCAATTAGTTTTTCTACATATTCCCAATCAACATTTCCTCTAATTTCAGAAATTGTTTTTAAATAACTAATTCCTGTCATATAATTTGGTAAATTAACTTCACCAGCTAAATAACCTAAATCTTTCATAATATTTTTAGTATTTTTTCATACATCATAACCTAAAATAGTACCTGTACCATTATCAGATTTAATAAATCCTACCATTTGACGAATAACAGTTGTTTTACCAGCACCATTGGGGCCAATAAATCCATAAACTTCTCCTTTTTTAACGTCTATATTAATATTAAAACAACCAATATTAGGGTTATATTTCTTTGTAATATTTTTTAATGATATTATTTCCATATCTCTCATTCCTGTCTATTTTTTAAATTAAAACAATTAATACCATATAAATTAATATTTTATTATTATATTTAATAAAAAAGCACATAAGTACTTTTAATAACTTAATTGCTGAGTAAAATATTTATTAAAAATTTTTTGCTTGTTGACAACGTTTTGTAACTTTTACCATACTAAAATGATATAAGCCTCCAAAAGCAGAAATAATCCCTGAAATTAAAATAATAGCAATTATAAATCAAACAATACCAGATAGACCTTGTACTTTTGGATTTGTAATTTGTAAAAAGAAATATTGATATGCAATCTTTAGATGCATTCCACTATATTCACATAATATTCCTTTAATAACTCCATAAATACCATATAAAATTGGATAAATAAAATATCACCCTAATTTTTGTCGATAAAATTGCTTTGTTGAAACTAATGGAGACTGCTTAGCAAAGATAACAATATAAATAATTGTTAATACTGGTAAAACAGCATGCAGAATAATTTGCTCTGTTCACTGTAGAGGCCCTCACATTAAATCTTTATTTTTTAAGATTGCTGGTAATAATACGAAATTGTAAATTAAACAAGTAACGGTAATATACACAACAACTGATAATGAGAAATAAGTTTTTAATGGTTTAATAATCCCTTCTTGCCGATGGCAAATAATTGCAATTACAAATCAAATTAATACTAAAAAATTTGATTGTGTTGTAAAAAATGAAATTCATCATATTGTGTAACCAGCATAATTTCAATGATTAATTGTGCCTGTTTGATCATAAACAGCTCATAAATATGTTACTTGGTTATTACTGTCCGTCACAATCATTTTGTCTAAATGAAGTAAATTAGTTAAATAATTAGTTAGTAATCCAAATAAAGCAACTAATGCAATAATTATTTTGAATCAAAACCGTCAGTCACGACAATAATATTTGATAAAGTTTTGCATTTAATCCCTCTTTCTAATTGATAACATTGATTAAATTATATCTTAATTTTTAATTTTTTATTCTTGATTATTAAATAATTCTCCTGAAATTAATTCACAAATTAAAATTCCTGCCTGTGATAAATTTTGTTTAAATTGTATTGTTGAACTTTTCTTATTTGCTTGTAAATAATCTGTAACAATTTTAATACTAACAATTGGGATCTGATAATTTAAAGCAACTTGAAAAAAAGTACAACCTTCCATATCAACTACATCAATCTTATTTTTAAATTTAGTTTTAATATGCTCAAAATATTCTATTTTATCAATAAAAATATCACTACTGCCTAAAACTGCTGTTTGAATGTGCGGCATTTTTGTTGTAATTGTAGCTATTAATTTTTTATCACTATAATAACTAGGTAATTCGCCAGGGATTTGCCCCATTGCATAACCAAACTCTTGGGCATCAGCAAAAGTATAGTAAGCTTCCGTAATTGCTAAAACTGATAATGGTTTAAAATTTGGTTTTAAAGTCCCAACTGTTCCAAGATTATAAACTGTTTTAATTGCATAATCTTTAAGTAAGGTTGTTAAAGTCATAGCGGCATTAACTAATCCAATTTTGCTAATTGCGAATAATAAATTATCTTTTTGATATACTTCAATCTGGGTATATTTATCAACTATTGTTGGTTTTAAAACATTTAAAGTTGCTGCCAATTCCTCTTTCATTGCACTAATAATTAAATTCATAACGTTATTTATCCTCTTTTCACTGCTGATAAGTCAATTGTATATTTTTTCCTAAATGATCAATGCTTTGCTTCGCGACTGCTCGTTCAAATTGAACTATTAATAATTCTTGAAATGCCTTTACTAAATCTTTTTGAGCTAATGTTCGATAATAATCAACTTTTAAATAATTTCGTTCATTACTAATTTTATCCGCAACAAAAATTAGCATTTCAAATAAAGTCATTTCTGGTCGACCAACAGTATGCCATTTAATTGCTGATAAAATATATTCATCATTAAATAATAAATCATATTTTAAATGGCAATAACCAGTATAGGCATGCCAAGTAGCAATTGGCTCTGATAAAAACGTTGGTAAATATTTTGTTAGATATGCTTTTTGTTTTTGTTCTAATCATTGTTTTGTAATATCATGATAAGTCCCAGCAATTAAAGCTTTTTGCGGATTTAACTTATGAACTAATGCTAATTCCCGCGCTTTTTGACCAACATTTAAACAATGTTGAAAGCGTTCCTTATCCATATTTTGGCATAGTCGTTCTGGGAAATATAATAAATTATTATTAATATAATTCGTAATATTTGGCAATTGTAATGCAATGTTTTTTCCTTCTCGTAACATTGTTGATGATAAATGTAAATTATTATAAAATGGAATTAACATTGCTTGATATTGTTTTAAAATTGTTTGATCAATTGGTTCATTTCGTTGGAAAACAATAAAAGTTTGCATTTTTGCTAATTCATTAATATTGTTTCATTTATTTAATGATGCTAGTTGATCAGAACCAATCATAAAATAAAACTTATGATGAGGAAATTGCTGTTGCAATTTTAAAACAGTTTCATATGTTGTACTAGGCTTTACATTTTTTAATTCAATTAAATTAATTTTAACATCCACTAAATCAGCGATTGCTAAATTAATCATTGCGATACGATCCGTAGGGGGGGATAATTTTCGTGTTTTAAAAGGATTCTGATTTGTTGGAATAATTCAAATTTCATCAATATCTGTTTTTGTTTTAACAAGATTAATCATTGCTAAATGGTCAGTATGAAATGGGTCAAAACTACCACCAAATAATGCTATCTTCATTTATTCTTCCTCCCAATCCAAAAATAACAGCAAATTCAAACAAAATAAAAATTATTCATCTTTATTTTTAATTCCTAATTCAACTAAAACATCTTCGACAGTATCACGCACAACTTCTTGAAATTGTTTAATAGATAATGTAATGGTAGCATTTTCTTTTTCACTTAAATAATTAGCATTTTTTTTTTGTAAGTTTTGTTTAAAATTATTAATTTCATTTTTATTACCAGTAATTGTAACTTTATTTTTTTTTACCCCTTTTGGGATATTCTCTTCTAATGATTCACAATTATGGTTTAACTCTAACTTATCATCATCACGATGAGAAATTTTAATGCGATCCATAATATATGCCATTCGATCATTAAAATTCCGTTCTTTAATTTGATTTAGCATTTGTTGAAATTCATTTGGTTGAACTTGTGAACTATCACGTAATTTTTTTAATTGTTCTAAACGTTCTAAAAAATTTTCATATTCATTAACATTATATTCTTCTTTGTATTTATTAATTTGATGATGTGCATTTTGAACAAGGCTATGAATATTATTAACATTCTTTTGGTTCGATGGTTTGATGTGTTGTTCAGTATTTCTAATTTCAGAATTTTCTGATTTATTTACCATCACTTGTGTTGATTGTTGCACTTTAAAGTCAACTGTTTCATCACTAAAATTAACCCCACTAAATGCTTCAATTTCATTATCAAAAGCACTAGCTGTTTTTAAATTTACTATTTTTTGTTCAGTTTTTTTTCGTCTTCATCATTTAAACATATTTTTGCCTCTAATTCCATATACATTATTATATAATAAATTATATAATAAATTATTAAAATTTCTTGCAGTTTTTTCCAACAATGTTAAGATAATATTGTAATTGACAGAGGTAACTTATAAAACATAAGTTTGAGAAATACTCTTAGAACCTGATCTAGTTAACACTAGCGTAGGGAGTTCAAATTTGTTATTTATTTAATTTAATAAATTTAATTTGATGCTCACTTTTACAGAAGTTAATTACAAAATTATTTGTGTAAGGAGATTTTTTATATGGTTACACCACCATCTTTTAAGATTAAGTTAAACCAACAAAACATTATTTTATGATACAATAAAGTAACAATTTTTATTGTCATAAGTTTATACCTTGGTATTTTAATAACGCTTAGTATTTTACCACTATCAAGATTAAATAAACTATTTCATTTAAATAATGACCAATATTTTAAAAATATATGATTTTTTTGTTTAATGACTTGTGGACTTGGTTTAATATTTAGTATCATATCTGCAATAAGTGTTTGATTAACAAATTATGAAGAATATATTAATTATAAGTTTCAGTTTATTATTTTAAATATTATTAGTTTGAATATTCTTAATTTAATTAGTAATATTATAATTTATAGTTATGAAATAAAGGTTAGTTATTTATTATTTACTAATACTATGAAACGAAAACGATTTTTAATTAATTTAGGAATTTGAAAATGAAAAACATTTGATATTGTTATTATTGCGATGTTTGTAGCAGTAACCTTAGCTTTAGCATATTTAGAAACATTATTGCCTAACTTACCATATGGTGGTGGCATTGGTTTAAAATATCTTCCACTTATCGTTATTGCTTTTTTACACTCAGCAATCGCTGGTCTTATAACTGGGAGTATTAGTGCCCTGATGTCATTTCTATTTATTGCTTCAAATTTTATTGTTTCACCATGATCATATTTATTAGATTATTTTGTTCCAATGATTATTCCAACAATTGCGGGTTTTATACGTTTTAAAGTTAATAATGACAAAAAATATATTACTTATGTTAATTATATTATTATTTGTTTTAGTATTATTACTCTTATTTACTTGTCACAAGTATTAGTTGGTGTTTTAATTTGAACAACTTTATTCCCTGATTCAGTTTGACCAGGTTATAGTAATTGATTATATGCCATTGTTTATAACTTTATTCATAGTTTTCTTTTTACATATCCAATTATTCAAATTGTTGTTCCTTTTATTTTACGTAGTTTAGCTCCCATTTTTTGACAACGTTATTTAAAATATGATAGTTAAATAAATAAACAAAAGAACAATAAAAAAATGCAATTATCATTTTTATGATAATTGCATTTTTTTATTAATAGCATTAACAATGTTTTCTACATTAAAACCAAAATATTCTAATACATCTTGAAATGGTCCTGATTGTCCAAAAGCGTTAATTCCAAAATTTAAACCATTAGAAGTATAACGTTCTCAACCAAAGGTTGCTCCTAATTCAATTGACGCAATTAAAGCTGTTGGTTCTAACAATTTTTGTTTATAGAAAGAAGCATCTTGCTGCTCAAATAATTCTCAACAAGGCATTGATACTACTTTTACTTTAATTTTTTTATCATGTTCTAATTTGTTTGCAACAGCAATCGCCATGTTAACTTCACTACCAGTTGCTAACAATACAACATCATTATTATCTTCTTGTCCATAAACTTGATAAGCTCCTTTTTTAACTGCCTCAACACTTGAATGTTCTAATTCTGGTAAATCTTGTCGTGTAATTAAAATAACACTTGGAGTATGTTTTGATTGTAAAGCGATATGATAAGCTCCTAATGTTTCATTAAAATCAGCTGGACGAAAAACATTTAAGTTTGGCTGACTACGTAACATTGCTAATTGTTCAATTGGTTGGTGCGTTGGACCATCTTCACCAACAGCGATTGAATCATGCGATAAAATATAAATAGCTGGAATTTCCATTAATGAACTTAAACGAATAGCTGGCTTCATATAATCAGCAAAAACAAAAAAACCACTTGCAAAAGGAATTAATCCACGGTGTAAACAAATTCCATTATTAATGGCTGCCATTGCAAATTCACGCACTCCATAAGCTAAATTACGGCCTAATCGATTTTCAGGACTATAAACACCATCAGTTCCCTTTGCTTTTGTACTACCACTTAAATCAGCACTACCACCAATTAAAGCTGGAATAATATTAGAAAGACGGTCAAGGATTGCCCCACTACTAATTCGTGTTGCTTGTGGCTTAATTGGTTTTAAATCACAAAAATCTTGTGGATTAAAATTAAAATTACCATAAACGGCATCATCAAGTTCTTTAGCTAAAGTAGAATTTTCTTTGCAAAGACCTTGATACATTTCTAATCATTCCTGATATTTTTTAATTCCTCGTTGTTTAACATTAATTTCAAAATCCTTATAAACTTCACTAGGAACTTCAAATGGTTTATAATCTCATTTTAACATTTTACGAACTGTTTCAATATCACTTCCTAACGGCGCCCCATGTACTGCTGGTGTACCTTGTTTTGTTGCCCCATCACCAATTATTGTTTTTACTTCTATTAATGTTGGTTTATCACTTTTTTTTGCTTTTATAATAGCTTGATCAATTGCTTCAATATCATTACCATCTTTGACAAAAATATAATTTCAATTTGCTGCTTTAAAACGATCAGCAATGTTTTCACTTTGTGCAACATTAACCATATTATCTAATTGCACATCATTAGAATCAAATAATACAATTAATTTATTTAATTTTCAATGTCCTGCTAAAGATATTGCTTCTTGTGTAACTCCTTCTTGTAAATCACCATCACCACATAAAACATAAGTATAATGATCATAAAGATTATATTTATTGGTATTGTATCTTGCTGCTAAATGCGTTTCTGCTAACGCTAAACCAACTGCTTCTGCAAGTCCTTGGCCAAGAGGACCCGTTGTCACATCCACTCCGGGCGTTAAATGTGATTCCGGATGACCAGGAGTAATTGAATCAACTTGACGAAAATTTCGTAAATCATCAATATTAAGATCAAATCCTGATAAATGCAATAACGAATATAATAAAGCACTA from Spiroplasma kunkelii CR2-3x includes:
- a CDS encoding spiroplasma phage ORF1-like family protein encodes the protein MKKSLSLFAIFILSFLGLVIPFITLTAFRPLNEKYYTLKQENSTGKGINETDFINTMFLRSSFFENWSETNYFINPTLKTSKKLLFNDKWYLDFLQDSYSTGVVYDKPSSSFFSFYHMWDSWKNTYMVEKFYDVKKGNFLNDLTDFIYAFAVKYNMYDVSKKIVDNVERYKENHYPRVKLKQDNWKLITNKYIPRDTGWYIMIHRASTDGTWLLEKINSSKFFGNVIVDFGFPIGIIYKWELNNQPIHSQLPTINENTGEITDWNTYQQNFVKEFINYSLTAVLQENIRVQQGGSADYENPNKVGTKRIIFYFETVDELNVKNIKKAIYRMILTVDEANLIISGSLELNNVNSDDLSFNFSFMRTVTGEVFNFNSSIYSSLNNKDLRYYQQFNGQFDLSKFLQSFFASALVPVFQNRSSFIENGYINNLQYDTVLVNFFALKLQNFNNILLSENINDKLQFDKLLNSMFKISQKFYTNYLRTIFDLENNTYVQGYNKKYGLLVNNGFKIYPRYFYFSDKYKQLDIKLYSAFKNRFYTINNYGSVFNYDFSVVNNYDIKLNSGYVFGGDLQSKYGLQYKKIEEQKIGYNVFELQAQKENDMYRYYDFNFGIYNWQEINSGGLFPDKQWWQVQYITPKGWWDFGAHIKNAVIWIVNTIPGVKQVNELASGVGKVFETVYSFFSQIFEVWKFNPALYSTITNIFLLIIFMKFVRLI
- a CDS encoding lipoprotein, with translation MKKWISILGTIGLTATSTTTLIRCEKSEKPNNNKEENKPIIPTPEAQQPPENSNWKLITNKYIPRDTGWYIMIHRASTDGTWLLEKINSSKFFGNVTVDFGFPTGIIYKWELNNQPIHSQLPTINEKTGEITDWKEQKGTE
- a CDS encoding integrase core domain-containing protein, whose translation is MERFHQNYTKLFVFEEKILNVVSLQNKLNDYYYFYNFERSHKSLNFQTPFNFLNSLIK
- a CDS encoding ABC transporter ATP-binding protein; translation: MEIISLKNITKKYNPNIGCFNINIDVKKGEVYGFIGPNGAGKTTVIRQMVGFIKSDNGTGTILGYDVWKNTKNIMKDLGYLAGEVNLPNYMTGISYLKTISEIRGNVDWEYVEKLIEYFDFNPKQKIKKMSKGMKQKVAIISAFMHKPKVLILDEPTSGLDPLMQQKFDTLVKNSQKQDATIFMSSHIFSEIDNTCDKVAIIKKGKIVSEVNIIELKNNADKIYELKFITINDYDNFMKKKWKIIDTNKVTKIIKVEISQNNINNFLKEITDYQLEYFKELPFNLEQHFIKFYEKEVNFND
- a CDS encoding Pr6Pr family membrane protein; protein product: MQNFIKYYCRDWRFWFKIIIALVALFGLLTNYLTNLLHLDKMIVTDSNNQVTYLWAVYDQTGTINHWNYAGYTIWWISFFTTQSNFLVLIWFVIAIICHRQEGIIKPLKTYFSLSVVVYITVTCLIYNFVLLPAILKNKDLMWGPLQWTEQIILHAVLPVLTIIYIVIFAKQSPLVSTKQFYRQKLGWYFIYPILYGIYGVIKGILCEYSGMHLKIAYQYFFLQITNPKVQGLSGIVWFIIAIILISGIISAFGGLYHFSMVKVTKRCQQAKNF
- the mtnN gene encoding 5'-methylthioadenosine/S-adenosylhomocysteine nucleosidase; translated protein: MNLIISAMKEELAATLNVLKPTIVDKYTQIEVYQKDNLLFAISKIGLVNAAMTLTTLLKDYAIKTVYNLGTVGTLKPNFKPLSVLAITEAYYTFADAQEFGYAMGQIPGELPSYYSDKKLIATITTKMPHIQTAVLGSSDIFIDKIEYFEHIKTKFKNKIDVVDMEGCTFFQVALNYQIPIVSIKIVTDYLQANKKSSTIQFKQNLSQAGILICELISGELFNNQE
- a CDS encoding nicotinate-nucleotide adenylyltransferase, coding for MKIALFGGSFDPFHTDHLAMINLVKTKTDIDEIWIIPTNQNPFKTRKLSPPTDRIAMINLAIADLVDVKINLIELKNVKPSTTYETVLKLQQQFPHHKFYFMIGSDQLASLNKWNNINELAKMQTFIVFQRNEPIDQTILKQYQAMLIPFYNNLHLSSTMLREGKNIALQLPNITNYINNNLLYFPERLCQNMDKERFQHCLNVGQKARELALVHKLNPQKALIAGTYHDITKQWLEQKQKAYLTKYLPTFLSEPIATWHAYTGYCHLKYDLLFNDEYILSAIKWHTVGRPEMTLFEMLIFVADKISNERNYLKVDYYRTLAQKDLVKAFQELLIVQFERAVAKQSIDHLGKNIQLTYQQWKEDK
- a CDS encoding energy-coupled thiamine transporter ThiT, which produces MVTPPSFKIKLNQQNIILWYNKVTIFIVISLYLGILITLSILPLSRLNKLFHLNNDQYFKNIWFFCLMTCGLGLIFSIISAISVWLTNYEEYINYKFQFIILNIISLNILNLISNIIIYSYEIKVSYLLFTNTMKRKRFLINLGIWKWKTFDIVIIAMFVAVTLALAYLETLLPNLPYGGGIGLKYLPLIVIAFLHSAIAGLITGSISALMSFLFIASNFIVSPWSYLLDYFVPMIIPTIAGFIRFKVNNDKKYITYVNYIIICFSIITLIYLSQVLVGVLIWTTLFPDSVWPGYSNWLYAIVYNFIHSFLFTYPIIQIVVPFILRSLAPIFWQRYLKYDS